One window of Mesorhizobium sp. PAMC28654 genomic DNA carries:
- a CDS encoding IclR family transcriptional regulator, producing MTDDKLNYSAPALEKGLDILELLANAGQSMGTRQIAEELGRSKNEIFRMVHVLLARGYIQRDESGEGLMLSNKLFGLGMQTARARDLVSTAAPIVERFAEEVHQAAHLVVAHRGETVIIAAASGGADMNFSLKLGYRRPLADAHSGLVLMAFQPKPVRDKMIAECLMLMREPPDQTTLAAELDAVRERGAIIHESRDIIGVTDVVCPIIAGDGRAVACVTVAAVSRRSAAPNFEAMLARLKLACAEIAHELGG from the coding sequence ATGACGGACGACAAGCTCAACTACAGTGCGCCGGCCCTGGAAAAGGGGCTGGATATCCTCGAATTGCTGGCCAATGCCGGCCAGTCCATGGGCACGCGCCAGATCGCCGAGGAGCTGGGACGGTCGAAGAACGAGATCTTCCGCATGGTCCATGTGCTGCTGGCGCGCGGCTACATCCAGCGCGACGAGAGCGGCGAGGGGCTGATGCTGTCGAACAAGCTATTCGGGCTCGGCATGCAGACGGCGCGCGCCCGCGACCTGGTCAGCACGGCGGCACCCATCGTCGAGCGCTTCGCCGAGGAGGTGCACCAGGCGGCGCATCTGGTCGTCGCGCATCGCGGCGAGACGGTCATCATCGCGGCCGCATCGGGCGGCGCGGACATGAACTTCTCGCTCAAGCTCGGCTATCGCCGGCCGCTGGCCGACGCCCATTCCGGCCTTGTGCTGATGGCGTTCCAGCCCAAGCCGGTACGCGACAAGATGATCGCCGAATGCCTGATGCTGATGCGCGAGCCGCCGGACCAGACGACGCTTGCCGCCGAGCTCGACGCGGTGCGCGAACGCGGCGCCATCATCCATGAGAGCCGCGACATCATCGGCGTGACCGATGTGGTCTGCCCGATCATCGCCGGCGACGGCCGCGCGGTGGCCTGCGTGACGGTGGCGGCGGTCAGCCGGCGCAGTGCCGCGCCCAATTTCGAGGCCATGCTGGCGCGGCTGAAACTTGCCTGCGCCGAGATCGCCCATGAGCTGGGCGGGTAG
- a CDS encoding M24 family metallopeptidase, with protein sequence MSKHDFTAVEFADRLARVRDAMAAVGLDWLIAVHPGSIHWLTGSDAKSYQEFQCLLVGARDEPLVVLTRQGEVHEFETDSAAGEVHGHGGGENEDPVAAFAGVARRHGVLGRRVGLEVPAYYLHPHHYLGLRALIGDALLIEATELIAGLKLVKSPAEISYIRHAAYLADLGMQRFAGELAAGASELALAGGIHETLLRNGSGIAASPINLVSGPRSAYSHGAPTARRLEPGDFGNIEFGATFNRYTATIGRNFALGKPTPRMVELHDIVLRASDAMIAVIRDGVPATVPHQAARAVIGEAGLEPHRVHTSGYALGPGFPPSWAEPLHMIGDSPHVLKAGMVVTIEPPVFIGAEGLGARIIDNVLVTPTGAEVLAKTPRDIIVAG encoded by the coding sequence ATGTCGAAACACGATTTCACCGCAGTCGAGTTCGCCGACCGGCTGGCGCGCGTCCGCGACGCCATGGCCGCTGTCGGCCTCGACTGGCTGATCGCCGTCCACCCTGGCTCCATCCACTGGCTGACCGGCAGCGACGCCAAGAGCTACCAGGAATTCCAGTGCCTGCTGGTCGGCGCGCGCGACGAGCCGCTCGTCGTGCTCACCCGCCAGGGCGAAGTGCATGAATTCGAAACGGACTCAGCTGCCGGCGAAGTGCATGGCCATGGCGGCGGCGAGAACGAGGATCCGGTGGCCGCCTTTGCCGGCGTGGCGCGGCGCCACGGCGTGCTGGGTAGGCGCGTCGGCCTCGAAGTGCCCGCCTACTACCTCCACCCGCATCATTATCTCGGCCTTCGCGCACTCATCGGCGATGCCCTGCTCATCGAGGCCACAGAACTGATCGCCGGGCTGAAGCTGGTGAAGTCGCCGGCCGAGATCAGCTACATCCGGCACGCGGCCTACCTCGCCGACCTCGGCATGCAGCGTTTCGCCGGCGAACTGGCGGCGGGTGCATCGGAACTGGCGCTGGCCGGCGGCATCCACGAGACCTTGCTGCGCAACGGCAGCGGCATCGCCGCCAGCCCGATCAACCTCGTCTCCGGCCCGCGCTCGGCCTACAGCCATGGCGCGCCAACCGCGCGCCGGCTTGAACCCGGCGATTTCGGCAACATCGAATTCGGCGCCACCTTCAACCGCTACACCGCCACCATCGGCCGCAATTTCGCGCTTGGAAAGCCGACGCCACGCATGGTGGAGCTGCATGACATCGTGCTGCGCGCCAGCGATGCCATGATCGCCGTTATCCGCGACGGCGTGCCCGCAACCGTGCCGCACCAGGCAGCACGCGCCGTCATTGGCGAGGCCGGGCTCGAACCCCATCGTGTCCACACATCGGGCTATGCGCTGGGACCGGGCTTTCCGCCGAGCTGGGCCGAGCCGCTGCACATGATCGGCGACAGCCCGCATGTGCTGAAGGCCGGCATGGTCGTCACCATCGAGCCGCCCGTCTTCATCGGCGCCGAGGGGCTTGGCGCCCGCATCATCGACAATGTGCTGGTAACGCCGACAGGTGCCGAAGTGCTGGCGAAAACACCGCGCGACATCATCGTTGCGGGTTGA
- a CDS encoding RidA family protein, which produces MVGLRIFRDVEGSAPQAVRAGDLIFVGGIMATDANGDIVAADIAGQARVIFERLAALVTRVGAGMADVVKHNVYFSCEADATSAFLDELDSVRARYYKAPGPTTTEIRCGLDREGALLMVDAWVVTGGRRELLDPPGHWRWRKKLPFVHGWKVGDLLFIGGQRSLDAEGNVLGIGDIEVQTEEAFRNLDTMLRAGGGDRSSLMRQNTYFRFFGEGREVTDYWEKMTNVRRRYMAVPSAAGAGLRIQGMGNANELIQVEGIGMLGDDKQRLQPANHWDWSIPNTQFTQGWKIGKLAFIGGQISADNKAQAVGDDMETQTRNVFEFIRRTLAEGGLDESDVAKLYIYYHAEGSWAEIEATRATIARVQREFYPEPGPAVTAIRVAGFAFENLLVEIEAMAVTRD; this is translated from the coding sequence ATGGTGGGACTGCGGATATTCAGGGATGTCGAGGGCTCGGCGCCACAGGCCGTCCGCGCCGGCGATCTGATCTTCGTCGGCGGGATAATGGCGACGGACGCGAACGGCGACATTGTGGCCGCCGACATTGCGGGACAGGCCCGCGTCATCTTCGAGCGGCTGGCGGCACTTGTCACCCGGGTTGGCGCCGGCATGGCCGATGTGGTCAAGCACAACGTCTATTTCAGCTGCGAGGCCGATGCCACCAGCGCCTTCCTCGACGAGCTCGATTCCGTGCGCGCGCGTTATTACAAGGCCCCCGGCCCTACCACCACGGAAATCCGCTGCGGCCTCGACCGGGAGGGCGCGCTGCTGATGGTCGACGCCTGGGTGGTGACCGGCGGCAGGCGCGAGTTGCTCGACCCGCCCGGCCACTGGCGCTGGCGCAAGAAGCTGCCCTTCGTCCATGGCTGGAAGGTTGGCGACCTGCTGTTCATCGGCGGCCAGCGCTCGCTCGATGCCGAGGGCAATGTGCTGGGGATCGGCGACATCGAGGTGCAGACCGAGGAGGCTTTTCGCAACCTCGACACGATGCTGCGTGCCGGCGGCGGCGACCGCAGCAGCCTGATGCGCCAGAACACCTATTTCCGCTTCTTCGGCGAGGGCCGCGAGGTCACCGACTATTGGGAGAAGATGACCAATGTGCGCCGCCGCTACATGGCGGTTCCCTCGGCGGCGGGTGCCGGCCTGCGCATCCAGGGCATGGGCAATGCCAACGAGCTGATCCAGGTCGAGGGCATCGGCATGCTCGGCGACGACAAGCAGCGGCTGCAGCCGGCCAACCATTGGGATTGGAGCATTCCCAACACCCAGTTCACGCAAGGCTGGAAGATCGGCAAGCTCGCCTTCATTGGCGGCCAGATCTCGGCCGACAACAAGGCGCAGGCCGTCGGCGACGACATGGAGACGCAGACCCGCAACGTCTTCGAATTCATTCGCCGCACGCTGGCCGAGGGCGGGCTCGACGAGAGCGACGTGGCCAAGCTCTATATCTACTACCATGCCGAGGGCAGTTGGGCCGAGATAGAGGCGACCCGCGCGACCATCGCCCGCGTGCAGCGCGAATTCTACCCCGAACCCGGCCCGGCGGTGACCGCCATCCGCGTCGCCGGCTTTGCCTTCGAGAACCTGCTGGTCGAGATCGAGGCGATGGCGGTGACGCGGGACTGA
- a CDS encoding TetR/AcrR family transcriptional regulator — MDEIDTRQAIKDTALELLVRHGYRGISFGDISVALGTTRANIHYHFGNKQALVDEVLGDYMQATLSGLRAVWSAEGANFSDQVEAMIAYSRARFRHFNPAGTEGHSWSLISRLRQDADLLGDRGRQMLSHFGVELSTLFAEALSSAGRRGELADNVVPADAALLFAVIADNAAPITLAEGGFERLERTYRSLRQMMLPKMLSL; from the coding sequence ATGGACGAGATCGATACGAGACAGGCGATCAAGGATACGGCGCTGGAGCTTCTGGTGCGGCACGGCTATCGCGGCATCAGTTTTGGCGACATTTCAGTGGCGCTAGGCACGACGCGCGCCAATATCCACTACCATTTCGGCAACAAGCAGGCGCTGGTCGACGAGGTGCTGGGCGACTACATGCAGGCGACGCTGAGCGGCTTGCGCGCTGTCTGGTCGGCGGAGGGGGCAAACTTCTCCGATCAGGTCGAGGCTATGATCGCCTACAGCCGCGCCCGCTTCCGCCACTTCAATCCGGCCGGCACGGAAGGGCACAGCTGGAGCCTGATCTCCAGGCTGCGGCAGGATGCCGATCTTCTGGGGGACCGTGGCCGCCAGATGCTCAGCCATTTCGGCGTCGAGCTGTCGACGCTGTTTGCCGAGGCGTTGTCATCGGCTGGCCGGCGCGGCGAGCTTGCTGATAACGTCGTGCCCGCCGACGCGGCGCTGCTGTTCGCTGTTATCGCCGACAATGCCGCGCCGATCACGCTTGCCGAAGGCGGTTTTGAGCGGCTTGAACGAACCTATCGCAGCCTGCGGCAGATGATGTTACCGAAGATGTTAAGCCTATGA
- a CDS encoding IS1595 family transposase, giving the protein MTSLSEARFHDEDAAREHIEASRWPNGASCPLCGGLSVHRMAGKTQAGMFLCNDCRGKFTCRTGTVMERSHIPLHKWLLAIHLIASSKKGISAHQLMRNLGIGSYRSAWFLAHRIREAMREDLPAGGLGGKNKVVEADEAYVGGKAKNRAHREPAPKKAVLSLVERDGRVASFHVANVTADTVRPIIVTTADRASALMTDESAVYPRLGKEYASHGTVNHSANEYARLGGFMHINTAENFFSILKRGINGVYHSVSEAHLHRYLSEFDFRYNYRSGLGVEDAERAAKALKGAEGKRLTYRQPREAGHA; this is encoded by the coding sequence ATGACCAGCCTTTCCGAAGCCCGCTTTCATGACGAAGATGCAGCCCGCGAGCATATCGAAGCCTCGCGCTGGCCGAATGGTGCCTCTTGCCCGCTTTGCGGCGGCTTGAGCGTCCATCGCATGGCGGGCAAGACGCAGGCTGGCATGTTCCTTTGCAACGATTGCCGGGGCAAGTTCACTTGCCGCACAGGCACCGTTATGGAGCGCTCGCATATTCCGCTGCATAAGTGGCTGCTCGCGATACACCTCATTGCGTCCAGCAAGAAAGGTATCAGCGCCCATCAGTTGATGCGCAATCTTGGCATCGGCTCCTATCGCTCTGCATGGTTCCTCGCGCATCGCATCCGTGAAGCAATGCGCGAAGACCTTCCCGCTGGCGGTCTTGGCGGCAAGAACAAGGTTGTGGAAGCCGACGAGGCCTATGTCGGCGGCAAGGCCAAGAACCGTGCGCACCGCGAACCGGCACCGAAGAAAGCCGTTCTGTCGCTGGTCGAGCGCGACGGTCGCGTTGCATCTTTCCATGTTGCGAACGTCACCGCCGATACCGTGCGCCCGATCATCGTAACGACCGCCGACCGAGCCAGCGCATTGATGACGGACGAAAGCGCGGTCTACCCACGCCTTGGCAAAGAATACGCCAGCCATGGCACCGTGAACCATTCCGCTAACGAGTACGCTCGCCTTGGTGGCTTCATGCATATCAACACCGCCGAGAATTTCTTTTCGATCCTCAAGCGCGGCATTAACGGCGTCTATCATTCGGTAAGCGAAGCCCACCTCCACAGGTACTTGAGCGAATTCGATTTCAGGTACAACTACCGTTCGGGTCTTGGCGTCGAGGACGCAGAGCGCGCCGCCAAAGCCCTCAAGGGTGCAGAAGGCAAGCGGCTGACTTATCGACAGCCTCGTGAAGCCGGTCACGCCTAA
- a CDS encoding 3-methyl-2-oxobutanoate hydroxymethyltransferase, with amino-acid sequence MLRTAFSAITSGADAVITGRGHDTVRMLANEQIPVMGHLGFVPRKSTWVGAIRAVGKTADEALELWDRFRRLEDAGAFAVECEIIPADVMAEINRRTGLVTVSLGSGPAADVMFLFTSDICGESDRLPRHARSWGNLAALHKAVRDARVAALSGFRNEVAGGSYPGNAEVAGIADAELTAFRARLKADEISKG; translated from the coding sequence ATCCTGCGCACCGCCTTCTCGGCGATCACCTCGGGCGCCGACGCTGTCATCACCGGGCGCGGCCATGATACGGTGCGTATGCTCGCCAATGAGCAGATCCCGGTGATGGGTCACCTCGGCTTCGTGCCGCGCAAATCCACCTGGGTCGGCGCCATCCGCGCCGTTGGCAAGACCGCCGACGAAGCGCTGGAACTGTGGGACCGGTTCAGGCGACTGGAAGATGCCGGCGCCTTCGCCGTCGAATGCGAGATCATTCCGGCTGACGTGATGGCCGAGATCAACCGCCGCACCGGGCTGGTCACCGTGTCGCTGGGCTCCGGTCCGGCGGCGGATGTGATGTTCCTGTTCACGTCAGACATTTGTGGCGAGAGCGACCGCCTGCCCCGCCATGCCCGCTCGTGGGGCAATCTGGCAGCACTCCACAAGGCAGTCCGCGACGCCCGCGTCGCAGCGCTCTCAGGCTTCCGCAACGAGGTCGCGGGCGGCAGCTATCCGGGCAATGCCGAAGTCGCCGGAATTGCCGATGCCGAACTCACGGCGTTTCGCGCGCGGCTTAAGGCCGACGAAATTAGCAAAGGATAA
- the rbsD gene encoding D-ribose pyranase codes for MNRNRLLNAELSHAIASMGHGDLMIVCDAGFPIPSSAWRIDLAISPDVPDLETVLGPIAANLIAERVGYADTLPVHNAPLLEKLKRLFPDADFETTTHETILGEMARKAKVIVRTGAFDPWGNILLYSGVDVPAWFSKPGVVAPDYYAKKLKG; via the coding sequence ATGAACCGCAACCGGCTGCTCAACGCCGAACTGTCGCACGCCATCGCCTCGATGGGCCATGGCGACCTGATGATCGTCTGCGACGCGGGCTTTCCGATCCCGTCGAGCGCCTGGCGCATCGACCTCGCCATCTCGCCCGACGTGCCCGACCTGGAAACCGTGCTCGGCCCCATCGCCGCCAACCTGATCGCCGAGCGCGTCGGCTATGCCGACACGCTGCCGGTGCACAATGCACCGCTATTGGAGAAGCTGAAGCGGCTGTTTCCCGACGCCGATTTCGAGACCACGACGCACGAGACCATCCTGGGCGAGATGGCCAGGAAGGCCAAGGTCATCGTGCGCACCGGCGCCTTCGACCCATGGGGCAACATCCTGCTCTATTCCGGCGTCGACGTGCCCGCATGGTTCTCCAAACCCGGCGTTGTGGCGCCCGACTATTACGCGAAGAAGCTGAAGGGCTGA
- a CDS encoding ribokinase, whose protein sequence is MSNPKTAPRITIVGSFAVGLTMRAPKLPIFGETMLGTDFDMGAGGKGSNQAVATSRLGASSSLVAIIGTDKLAGIATDLYAAEGVDASLVTTRTERATGVGFIILNDKGENFIILDMGANELMDAAVVDTAELRIAQSDVVMTVLEVPIAAAARAMELGRKHGARTILNPAPARQLPDTIFANVDYLTPNESELRILLGLPADDPRSSRELAGELRRRGVRNVVVTLGRSGALILTDDLDIMVPAVPVEVVDTTGAGDAFNSGFAVALAEGRDIVDAVRFGVVCGAIACTRLGVIPGLPERAQADALFAQALTTTWKEST, encoded by the coding sequence ATGAGCAATCCCAAGACCGCACCAAGAATTACCATCGTCGGCAGCTTCGCTGTTGGCCTGACCATGCGGGCGCCGAAGCTTCCCATCTTCGGCGAGACCATGCTCGGCACCGATTTCGACATGGGCGCCGGCGGCAAGGGCTCGAACCAGGCGGTGGCGACCTCCCGGCTTGGCGCCAGTTCCTCGCTGGTCGCCATCATCGGCACCGACAAGCTGGCCGGCATCGCCACCGACCTCTATGCCGCCGAGGGCGTCGATGCGAGCCTTGTCACGACGCGGACGGAACGCGCCACCGGCGTCGGCTTCATCATCCTCAACGACAAGGGCGAGAACTTCATCATCCTCGACATGGGCGCCAACGAGCTGATGGACGCAGCAGTCGTCGACACCGCCGAACTGCGCATCGCGCAGAGCGATGTGGTGATGACCGTGCTCGAAGTGCCGATCGCCGCCGCTGCCCGCGCCATGGAGCTTGGCCGCAAGCACGGCGCCCGCACCATTCTCAATCCCGCACCGGCGCGCCAGCTGCCCGACACGATCTTCGCCAATGTCGACTATCTGACGCCCAACGAGAGCGAACTGCGCATCCTGCTCGGCCTGCCCGCCGACGATCCCCGCTCCTCGCGCGAACTGGCAGGCGAACTGCGCCGCCGGGGCGTGCGCAACGTGGTGGTGACGCTCGGCCGCAGCGGCGCGCTGATCCTGACCGATGATCTCGACATCATGGTGCCCGCCGTGCCGGTGGAAGTGGTCGACACGACCGGCGCTGGCGATGCGTTCAACTCCGGCTTCGCGGTCGCGCTGGCGGAAGGCCGCGACATCGTCGACGCGGTGCGCTTCGGCGTCGTCTGCGGCGCCATCGCCTGCACCCGGCTTGGCGTCATCCCCGGCCTCCCCGAGCGCGCGCAGGCTGATGCGCTGTTCGCGCAAGCCCTCACGACAACTTGGAAGGAATCGACATGA
- a CDS encoding sugar ABC transporter ATP-binding protein — protein MTEQQTPAPIVEISGLIKRFPGVLALDRISVGFRAGEVHAVIGENGAGKSTLMNILAGDLQPDGGEIRIDGKPATIASPLASRAAGITVVYQELALCPTLTIAENIMMSDMAARSAMSFVPRDQMRREARAALSRLGMGSLDPDTKVSRLSVAEMQLVEIAGAIRQRARVLVLDEPNSALSKRESERLFEIVKQLRSEGVTVIYVSHHLKEVLDLADRITVMRDGRTIETMDNDGLSEDRLIRAMVGRDLDTAAQWSLQADARSHEAPVVLSVEKLTAPGLDELSFGARAGEILGIGGLPDSGKDMLGEALFGLCARRGRVTIDGKELRAADPQASIRNGMALVPADRRGAGALLTMSVANNVVSASLPRFSMAGFMRRAAVRREARAQVARLDARISHLGQKLGTLSGGNQQKIILGRSLVTNPRVLVLHEPTRGVDVGAKAEIYAILRGIAGEGVAVVMISSEIPELIMNAERVLVLRNGRVSGELTGAGINEEAILARAMAS, from the coding sequence ATGACAGAACAACAGACCCCTGCCCCCATCGTCGAGATTTCCGGACTGATCAAGCGGTTCCCCGGCGTGCTCGCGCTCGACCGCATTTCCGTCGGCTTCCGCGCCGGCGAAGTGCATGCCGTCATCGGCGAGAACGGCGCCGGCAAGTCGACGCTGATGAACATCCTTGCCGGCGACCTGCAACCCGATGGCGGCGAGATCCGCATCGATGGCAAGCCGGCCACAATCGCCTCGCCGCTGGCCAGCCGCGCCGCGGGCATCACCGTGGTGTACCAGGAACTGGCGCTCTGCCCGACGCTGACCATCGCCGAAAACATCATGATGTCCGACATGGCGGCGCGCTCGGCGATGTCCTTCGTGCCGCGCGACCAGATGCGTCGCGAGGCGCGCGCGGCGCTCAGCCGGCTTGGCATGGGCTCGCTCGATCCCGACACCAAGGTCTCGCGCCTGTCGGTGGCCGAGATGCAACTGGTCGAGATCGCCGGCGCCATCCGCCAGCGCGCCCGCGTGCTGGTGCTCGACGAACCCAATTCCGCGCTCTCCAAGCGCGAGAGCGAACGGCTGTTCGAGATCGTAAAACAATTGCGAAGCGAGGGCGTCACCGTCATCTACGTCTCGCATCATCTCAAGGAAGTGCTCGACCTTGCCGACCGCATCACCGTGATGCGCGACGGCCGCACCATCGAGACCATGGACAATGACGGCCTGTCGGAAGACCGGCTGATCCGCGCCATGGTCGGCCGCGACCTCGACACGGCGGCGCAGTGGTCGCTGCAGGCCGACGCGCGTTCTCACGAAGCGCCCGTCGTTCTCTCCGTCGAAAAGCTGACAGCGCCGGGGCTGGACGAACTGAGTTTCGGCGCCCGCGCCGGAGAAATCCTCGGCATTGGCGGCCTGCCGGATTCCGGCAAGGACATGCTGGGCGAAGCCCTGTTCGGCCTGTGCGCTCGCCGTGGCCGCGTCACCATAGACGGCAAGGAATTGCGCGCCGCCGACCCTCAAGCCTCGATCCGCAATGGCATGGCGCTGGTGCCGGCCGACCGGCGCGGCGCCGGCGCGCTGTTGACGATGAGCGTCGCCAACAATGTCGTCTCGGCCTCGCTGCCGCGTTTCTCCATGGCCGGCTTCATGCGGCGTGCCGCCGTGCGCCGCGAGGCGCGCGCGCAGGTCGCCAGGCTCGATGCGCGCATTTCACATCTCGGCCAGAAGCTGGGTACGCTGTCGGGCGGTAACCAGCAGAAGATCATCCTCGGCCGCAGCCTCGTCACCAATCCGCGCGTGCTTGTCCTGCACGAACCGACGCGCGGCGTCGATGTCGGCGCCAAGGCCGAGATCTACGCCATCCTGCGCGGCATCGCCGGCGAAGGCGTTGCGGTGGTGATGATCTCGTCGGAGATCCCCGAATTGATCATGAACGCCGAACGCGTTCTGGTGCTGCGCAACGGCCGCGTTTCCGGCGAACTGACCGGAGCCGGCATCAACGAGGAAGCGATCCTGGCGCGCGCCATGGCGTCCTGA
- a CDS encoding sugar ABC transporter substrate-binding protein, which translates to MNIRHVILAAAIGLLPLSAHAESKLADFALAPRIKAKIDAGQPLDIYVSYHDVSNEFAPFMKAGVERAAKDDKVGAQFIGPVGADADGQISEIETLMGKMDGLAISSVSTDALAPVIDRVIAAGIPVVTFNTDNPESKRLAFAGQDLVQSGREAGNLISKVLGGKGKVMITTIDAAAQWSLDREKGAREALKAEPGIEVVSTLNTGTDPQKIYSAIENAMLANPSISGILSLECCSTPAAGTWVERNKAADKVKVVGFDLLDQTVQLVQDGNVDATIDQAPEKQGFAAVDLLVKFLKGQPIDNVDTGVGVYTKENIAEVAKKK; encoded by the coding sequence ATGAACATCAGACACGTCATTCTCGCCGCCGCAATCGGCCTGTTGCCGCTCTCGGCGCATGCCGAATCCAAGCTCGCGGACTTCGCGCTGGCGCCGCGCATCAAGGCCAAGATCGACGCCGGCCAGCCGCTCGACATCTACGTTTCCTACCATGACGTCTCCAACGAGTTCGCGCCCTTCATGAAGGCCGGCGTCGAGCGCGCCGCCAAGGACGACAAGGTCGGCGCCCAGTTCATCGGCCCGGTCGGCGCCGATGCAGACGGCCAGATCTCGGAGATCGAGACGCTGATGGGCAAGATGGACGGCCTGGCGATCTCGTCGGTCTCGACCGACGCGCTGGCGCCGGTGATCGACCGCGTCATCGCCGCCGGCATCCCGGTCGTCACCTTCAATACCGACAACCCCGAGAGCAAGCGGCTCGCCTTCGCTGGCCAGGACCTCGTCCAGTCCGGCCGCGAGGCCGGCAATCTGATCTCCAAGGTGCTGGGCGGCAAGGGCAAGGTGATGATCACCACGATTGACGCCGCCGCCCAGTGGTCGCTCGACCGTGAAAAGGGCGCGCGCGAGGCACTGAAGGCCGAGCCCGGCATCGAGGTGGTCTCGACGCTTAACACCGGCACCGACCCGCAGAAAATCTATTCGGCGATCGAGAACGCCATGCTCGCCAACCCGTCGATCTCCGGCATTCTGTCGCTGGAATGCTGCTCGACGCCGGCCGCCGGCACCTGGGTGGAGCGCAACAAGGCCGCCGACAAGGTCAAGGTCGTCGGCTTCGACCTGCTCGACCAGACGGTTCAGCTGGTGCAGGACGGCAATGTCGACGCCACGATCGACCAGGCGCCGGAAAAGCAGGGCTTTGCCGCCGTCGACCTGCTGGTGAAATTCCTCAAGGGCCAGCCGATCGACAATGTCGACACCGGCGTCGGCGTCTACACCAAGGAAAACATCGCCGAGGTCGCCAAGAAGAAGTAA
- a CDS encoding ABC transporter permease, whose product MAHAVRTGARAPATDRFTMARLLRAREAGVFIALLVLCLFLSFATDGFLTSLNLLNVGRQISLLGIMAVGMTFVLIAGEVDLSVGSTYAFSGLATGMLIIAGWALLPAIGAGLLTGVAIGLINGVLSTYGRLPSLIATLGMLSIVRGAALILTNGQPVTVNLRNGALPEVLQTFSFMGQGYLFSIIPMQLVFFVIIAVLAWLVLSFSNFGFRVYAVGGSAKAARVSGISVNKVKISAFILMGLLAAFAGILSMAFLPSGQAGRTGVGLELDVIAATIVGGASLSGGEGTILGTILGVLIIGVMRNGLVLMGVSPFVQELMIGLVIIIAVGIDKWSTRRTG is encoded by the coding sequence ATGGCCCATGCGGTCAGGACCGGCGCGCGCGCGCCAGCCACGGACCGATTCACGATGGCGCGGCTGTTGCGGGCGCGCGAGGCAGGTGTTTTCATCGCCCTGCTCGTGCTTTGCCTGTTCCTGTCCTTCGCCACCGATGGATTCCTGACATCGCTGAACCTGCTCAACGTCGGGCGCCAGATTTCCCTGCTCGGGATCATGGCGGTCGGCATGACGTTCGTGCTGATCGCGGGCGAGGTCGACCTGTCCGTCGGCTCGACATACGCGTTTTCCGGCCTTGCCACCGGCATGCTGATCATCGCCGGCTGGGCGCTGCTGCCGGCCATCGGCGCCGGCCTGCTCACCGGCGTCGCCATCGGCCTCATCAACGGCGTGCTCTCCACCTATGGCCGCCTGCCCTCGCTGATCGCCACCCTCGGCATGCTCTCCATCGTGCGGGGCGCCGCCCTCATCCTGACCAACGGCCAGCCGGTGACGGTCAATCTGCGCAACGGCGCGCTGCCGGAAGTGCTGCAGACCTTCTCCTTCATGGGCCAGGGCTATCTGTTCAGCATCATCCCCATGCAGTTGGTGTTCTTCGTCATCATCGCCGTGCTCGCCTGGCTGGTGCTGTCCTTCTCCAATTTCGGCTTCCGCGTCTACGCCGTCGGCGGCAGCGCCAAGGCCGCGCGCGTTTCCGGCATTTCCGTCAACAAGGTCAAGATCTCGGCCTTCATCCTGATGGGCCTGCTTGCCGCCTTCGCCGGCATTCTCTCCATGGCTTTCCTGCCCAGCGGCCAGGCCGGACGCACCGGCGTCGGCCTCGAACTCGACGTCATCGCTGCCACCATCGTCGGCGGCGCCTCGCTGTCGGGCGGCGAAGGCACCATCCTCGGCACCATCCTCGGCGTGCTCATCATCGGCGTCATGCGCAACGGCCTGGTGCTGATGGGCGTGTCGCCCTTCGTGCAGGAACTGATGATCGGCCTGGTCATCATCATCGCGGTCGGCATCGACAAATGGAGCACGCGCCGCACGGGCTAA